tatcgggccgtgatcacctgggcggaaTTTGGCCCGGACGGCAAACCTCTCGGGATAAGGGCATGCGGATTCTGCAACGTCGTGAGTAACCATAACTATCGCACATGCCCACTCCGCACAGATGGCACTGTCAACAAGCACAAGCAGATTGGAGCCACCCAGGTTTCTACCAATGGAGACAACACACGTAACAGCTACACTTGCCGCAAGTGTGGGGGAACTGACGGGCATAATGCCCGCACGTGCAAAGTGGGCAAGGAGGTCATTGGCGCTGAACAGACACAGGGCAAGGTGCAGAGTTCCAAAAAATCAAatgaagacaatgaagaagaagagtttGACGAGAATGACAACCAATCAGACGAAGACAATGAATATGGCAGTGTCGGGGACGAGGAAACTAAAACTGACGATGAAGCTGCCAAGGCTCAACCAGGAAAGGGCGCCGGCAAGGCACAACATTCGGGGCCAGTTAGGAGAAGCTCAAGACTGAACAACTGAACAATACATAGTGGTCTCAGTTGCCTCGGCACACAATGAGGAAACATTTCAGAAACACTGTCGTTACCAAAACTTATTTAGCTTTATCGTCGATTTCTCGATCAGTACTATAGTTAAGATATAATTTGTGATTTGTGCCCGCTGGACCAGTGAAATTATTATGTAAACCATTTGATAATCCTTTTGAATGCAGTCACAAATACATTTGAAAAAACTTATCTGGATTTATCTGACGCAAACGCTACTGTCGACCAGTAACTCagcagcaaaaatatgtcaaggAAAATTTAAACTCTTATAGTACATCAGTACTGATAGTTCTCAGTCGTCAGTACAAAGGCAGAGTACACATCAGTACTGATATAATTTGTGATTTGTGCCCGCTGGAGCAGTGACATTATTATGTAAACCATTTGATAATCCTTTTGTATGCAGTCACAAATTCATTTGTACTGACGAAAAACACTACTGTCGACCAGTAACTCGGAATTTTTTTTAAGGAAAATTTAAACTCTTATAGTACATCAGTACTGATAATTCTCAGTCGTCAGTACAAAGGCAGAGTAAAACAAACACACCCGTGAACACCTCAAAAAAACATCGTTTTGAAAAAACAAAGCTATGTCTGCTTCTGCCAGTCCCAATTCAAAAAGACCATCAGTACATAAAAATAGTTACCTCAAACAAAAATGCGAATATAATACATTCTGTACTGATGAAAATCTAATTTATCTGCAAAAAATACTCAGAGTTTATCTTGATATAAACAATCCttcaaaaaatacaaaaaatgttTTAAAAAACATTAGCATCACACATAGTCTCACTGGTATTTGGTAAGTTCAATTACACTTCAATCACCAGTCCAAGTACCACAGTAGAGGAGTACAGACctccatcatcaccaaccctgaCACGTGCAAGTGGGATAAGCAGCTGATAAGTACAGCTGGACAAAGACGAATCAGTGCGACAGTAAAATGCCGTCATCACCACCCTTGAGACGTGCAAGTGGGATTTAGCAGGTCATAAGTACAACTTGACAAGACTGGTCAGTGCAGCAGTAAAAACCATTTGACTTGGACGGTTACTTCTTCCAGGCCACCACCCATGCCACCCACTAAGCGGTTGCTACAAGGGACTGCAAACGGCGACCCCACGCCACTACACCCACGCCCCCGACGAACCGCCTCCCACAAATCCCCGTCGACGCACTGCAAAAAACCCCATTCTCTTCCATCTCTCCATCATCCCCACAAACCACCATTGCCGCTTCCATCTCCACTGCACACAAACCACAAACTTCTCTCTCACAAGCCCACAGCCACCGGAGGAGGGCGATGGCGGAGGAACCGTCCACCAAGCGTCATCAAGACGAGCCGTCGGACAAGAGCAGCAACCTCGTCGACATTCACGTCCCTGGTGAGAAGCGCGAGTACACCAAAACCCTCAGAGAGGTTGAGCTCCACGGCAAGGAGACGCTGGAGATCGTCTGCACCAGCGAACCAGACAAGGCCGACGAGGTGATCTCCAGGCTCTGGAGGAAGCTTGGCGGCATGCTTCGTAGGATCGTCGGTGTTGGTGTGCACTACACCAACGAAGATGAACCTCCCCAGATGGCAGCAGTCCTGCAGTTGTGCGTCGACGACCTCtgcttggtgtaccacatcaCAACGGCCACAAAATGGTGAGCCATCCTACTCATTTGCCCTGGTTGGTTTATCTATTTTATTAGTATTGTATCCTGAAAATCTCATTAGACTTGTTTCCCAACTAGATGTACTAGTGTGGTTTGTGAAAAGTGGATGCACTACTGCATTTTCTCAAGTAGATACACTATAAATGTATTTTTGAACCTGATGCACTGGATTACTATTTGGAAAATCTTGCGGAAGATTAATTTCTGAAGTTGATTGACTAGTGTAGTTTCTGAACTTGATCCAACAGTGTAGTTTATGTACTCGATGTATTAAAAAGATGTTTCTGAACTTGATGTAGTGAAGTATTTTCTGAATTTGATCTAATGTCATTTTCATAAgaaaataaactaaggaattggTGAAGCACTGTTTATGTGTTATCCTATTCAACAAAAGTAAACTAAACTAGTACCAAAGCAGAACATACAACAATGACTGAAACTATGTATAATCCAAAAAGAAGAATAACATGATGTACTTAATTTAATTTCAGAACTTTGTTTACTAGTTTTTGAAGTACATTCATCCATTATTTATGCTACATAAACATCTACTTAATGGATTCATCACttgtaaaacaaaacaaaaatgaaTAATTCAAACATCAAAGTAATGCTAATTTTCAAAAATGTCTCTCCCCTTGCAGGCCCAAGCGCCTGAACAAGTTGCTGCAGCATGAGACGTTGTTCACATTTGCCGGTTTCGGCATTGAAAGCGACAAAGAGAAGCTGAAGTTGTCCGGTTTGGAGATCAACCCCAACAAGTTCATCGACATTCAGCGCAAGTGGAGAGTTCCATACACCGGAAAAGAGTATGACTCCTTGACTGATGTTGCAGCCAGCGTCATCCACCCATTCTACAAAGGCATGAAGAAGAACATCAACACGCAGGAAGACTACAAACTGTGGGGGACCAGCCCGCTGCCAGACAACCTCATCGAGTACGCAGGAGTAGATGCGTACACCACGTACAAGTCATGGAGCATGATCGACTACATCACAGATGGTTCGGAATTTGCAAAACAGCGGGAGGCTGCGAATTTCTACGACCACCCCTACTGCCCCTTTTAGGGATGAAGATACATCAGAGCCTGCCTTCGTTTTCCTTCCGCTTGTGCTTGCCTTTTATCTTGTTGTTTCAAATTAGTAGTTTGCTCTTGTTGGGTTGAACCAGTATGATTATGTCGTGCTTGTCATGGTTGAACAAGTTTATTTATGTCATCAAGTACAATGTTTTGCTTATCTCATTATATAAGTTTGGTAGCTTCGTATGTTGTTAATCCATCATTTCAAATTCAAAAGTAGCTTCTGAATGGAACTTTGTGGCTGCTCTAAAGTACTAGTTATGATGCAACTAATCACACAACGTTGTTCTATGTCTAGTTTCGATTCAGTATTGTATAGAAAACATAACGTTGAGATCAATCAGCTCAATTTGAGTTGCTTAACAACACTTCAAAAGTTGAAGCAAAAATTCTTAGTACTTCATGTAGTGTTCTCATTCATATGTAGCTGCTAGAAAATTAACAAGTACTACAAACAGAAAAAGTTAAGAAGCATCAGCACACACTTATGTTGGTCGCTTGCAGATTAAGAATGACAGTACTAGTACACTTGATCGGACAGTACATACTTACTACAATAAAAAGTACATAGAAGCATCAGTCCGTAAGCGCTACTATGAATGGACTATCAGTACAACTTAGTCTACACGCAAGTGCATCTTAGATTACACTTACACAAAACTGACAAGAACTAGAACGAAAAGTTTCAGTCCAAGTTACTGGTGGAGTCAAGTACTAgattaaaaaaaaaagaaaaaactgaaTGCCCAAGGTCAGGCGCAGGCCCTGACGCTGCTAGATACTTGAACTCGAGCCCATAAGCGAATCCCTAGTAATCCGAACAACGCAGGGCCCACCAATCAGGGCCCACATGTCAAGAGAGAGAGCGAGCGCCGTGTATAAGCGCTCAGGTAAGTATTTAGAGGAGTTCGACCAATGAGCCTCGGCtgcgcttataaacaggtccGGAGCCCCCtcgactagcgaggtgggactaaaaccAGAGCGCATGCGAACGCCGCACTGCACAGCCGCGCGGACGAGCTATCTGGGCCGGAAAACGGCCCAATAGCCTGCATCGTTTACAAACACCCCACCAATAAGACCAGGTAAACAAACCAGAGGGCGAGGCAAAGAAATataaactacaagaaaaatgttcGAAACTGAAAATATATAAATTCAAATACTAGTTCGCACAAAATAACTTTGAAtacgaaaaataaaaataaaaataattttagcTCTGCACCACGGATGataaaaaagggagaaagtaTGATACAAAAACAATGAACCTCTAAAAAGAAGAGAACTTAATAGCCTATCTGTTAAATGTACATAATTTGAAAAACCGAATTAAATATtactttcaagttcaactactaaaatgcAAAAAGTTCAAAACATATAATGTTTGTCAATTATGCTAAATTTCTTATTTACATAAAATCTGacaagttcaactactaaaatAAAAGAAGTTCAAATAGAATTTATTTGTCAATTCTGCTAAATTTCTAATTTATATAAAATCTGTACACACCTCAATGAACGATCTGGTCGTAAAATAATCTCAATCCCACAAACcacccaaaaaaacaaaaaaactcaGTTCAAACATACATATGACATCAGTACTAAAAAGCAGGATCAGTCAGGCCACTCACACCACTACGACACCAAATTTCAAAACCGCACGCTGGATGAAATTACATTTCAGTTCACACATCACTAAACCATAAGTGCACTAAAATGAGAATACAAAAACTATAAAGGCCTAACTTAGGTAAGTCCAGATGAAAATAAAATAAGTACCAGTTTTGAGCAACAACTCCCAGGGCACTGAAAAATGTCTTCAGATAAACTAGTCTATAAGACTTCAGTGGAAAAACAAGACTTAACATCCTCACGGAAAAACATCACAAAGCATGCGTCACCTAAACAGTCCAAAATGCCGTCATCACCACCCCTGAGACGTGCAAGTGGGATTTAGCAGGTCATAAGTACAGCTTGACAAGACAAGTCAGTGCAGCAGTAAAACCATTTGAATTGGACGGTTGCTTCTTCCAGGCCACCACCCGCGCCACCCACTGAGCGGTTGCCACAAGGGACTGCAAACGGGGACCCCCACGACCACCACACCCACGCCCCCGACGAACCGCCTCCCACACATCCCCGTCGACGCACTGCAAAATACCCCATTGTCTTCCATCTCTGCCTCATTCCCAGAAACCACCATTGCCGcttcaatctccactgcacacaaaCCACAAAATTCTCTCTCTCAAACCCACAGTCGCCGCAGGAAGGCGATGGCAGAGGAACTGTCCACCAAGCGTCATCATGGCGAGCCGTCGGACAAGAGCAGCAACCTCGTCGACGTTCACGTCCCCGGCAAGAAGCGCGAGTACACGAGAACCCTCACAGGGGTTGAGCTCCACGGCAAGGAGACACTGGAGATCGTCTGCACCAGCAAACCAGACAAGGCCGATAAGGTGATGAGCAGGCTCAGGATGAAGGGCGGCAGCTTGAATCCGAGCTTCATCGGAGTTGATGTGGAGTTCACCAGCGATGATGAACCTCCACAGATGGCGGCAGTCCTGCAGTTGTGCATCGAGGAACTCTGCTTGGTGTACCACATCGCAGCAGCCACAAAATGGTAACCCATACTACTGTTCATTCATCtgttgtactagtactactcactAAAAACTTAATTATACTAGTTTCCCAACTAGATGAACTACTATACTTTGTGAAGTGTATGCACGAGTACATGTTTCCCAACTTACATGCATTTCTGAAACTGTGAAGTGGATTGTTTCACCAGATTAGCATCTGAAAAAATGTTTATAGAATTCTGAACTTGATGCACCAAATTAATTTCTGAACTTGATGTGCTAGCATAGATTTTGATCTTGATGCACTAGTATAGTTTATAGAATTGATGTATTTAAAGATGTTTGGTGAAGTGGTATAGGTCCATATCTTGATGCACATGTTTCTCAAATTAATTTCTGAACTTGATATAGAATTGATGCACAAAGATGTATCAAGCACTGGTATAGGTCTTTTATTCaacaaaaaagaaaactaaaCTTGAATCAAGCAGCACATATATCATTGAATCTGGTAAAATGATTCTTGAATTTGGTGAAGCATTTGGTGAAGCATTGAAGgtagcaaaaaagaaaaataacatCGTGTAGTTGAATTTAATTTCAGGACTTTGTGTACTAGTTTCTGGACTACATTCATCCATGACTTATACTAtataagcatctacctcatggATTATCACTTTCAAAACCAAAAAGCAGAAGAATTAAATCTTCAAAAAAGAAGACTAATCTTTAAATGTGTGTCTCCCCCCTTGCAGGCCCAAGCGCCTCAAAGAGTTCCTGCAGGAGGAGAAATTGTACACATTTGTCGGTTTCAGCATTGGAGGTGACAAGCGGATGCTGAACAAGTCTGGTTTGGAGATCAACCCCAACAACTTCATTGACATGCAGCGCAAGTGGAAAGATCCAAAGAACAGCAAATACTACGACTCCTTGGCCGATGTTGCAGGCGGCGTAATCCACCCATTCTAAAGCggcatgaagaagaagatggacaaGAGAGAACACAAATTGTGGGGGACCAGCCCGCTGCCAAACAACCTCATCACGTACGTAGGAATAGATGCATACGCCACGTACAAGTCATGGAAGACAATCGACAACATCGTGACAGGTTGGGATATTTCAAAAGAGCAGGAGGCTGACCCCTACTACCACTGCAACTTCGCGGGATGAAGATGCATGAAAGTCTGCATTCGTGTTGCTCGCACTTCTGCCTGTCCTTAATATTGTTGTTTCAGATTTGTAGTTTGCTTTTGTTATGTTGAACCAGCTACCTTATGTTATGTCTGTCAGGGTTTGAACAAGTTTGCCTATGTCTATCATGTACATCGTTTGCTTATGTCAGTCAACAAGTTTGCTAGCTTCCTATTTTGTTCATCCATCATTTGAAGTTGAAGTAGGTTGAAGTTGAAACCAGTCATGCAGAAACAAAAATCATACATGGATATTTtcacaaaaaaacaaaaacagtgGCAGACTAACTAAGGACAACAGCAAATAGTAGAATTGGACGCTCAGTACAACTTAGACATTTACGATAGTACTATCACACTAAGAAATCAGTTTTTAGTTTCAGAAGAACACTAAAAAGACTAAGTTTCAGCCGAGGACAACATTCACTACTAATAGCATCGTGCTAATGGTAGTTAGAAATTTACTGAGTACTGCAACAGGAAAAGCAAAGAACAATCAGTACATATTTCCCAGCCACTAGCATGCTAGGACTGAGAGTTCTGGTACACTTGAACAAACGTTACATTCATTCTacaaaaatataaaaaggaacgGGAAGCTTCAGTTCACATTCCATAAAACATTGACACACTCAAGAATAACAGTAATAGTACAACTGAAATATCAGTACA
The Aegilops tauschii subsp. strangulata cultivar AL8/78 chromosome 3, Aet v6.0, whole genome shotgun sequence genome window above contains:
- the LOC141042951 gene encoding uncharacterized protein, translating into MAEEPSTKRHQDEPSDKSSNLVDIHVPGEKREYTKTLREVELHGKETLEIVCTSEPDKADEVISRLWRKLGGMLRRIVGVGVHYTNEDEPPQMAAVLQLCVDDLCLVYHITTATKWPKRLNKLLQHETLFTFAGFGIESDKEKLKLSGLEINPNKFIDIQRKWRVPYTGKEYDSLTDVAASVIHPFYKGMKKNINTQEDYKLWGTSPLPDNLIEYAGVDAYTTYKSWSMIDYITDGSEFAKQREAANFYDHPYCPF
- the LOC141042952 gene encoding uncharacterized protein: MAEELSTKRHHGEPSDKSSNLVDVHVPGKKREYTRTLTGVELHGKETLEIVCTSKPDKADKVMSRLRMKGGSLNPSFIGVDVEFTSDDEPPQMAAVLQLCIEELCLVYHIAAATKWPKRLKEFLQEEKLYTFVGFSIGGDKRMLNKSGLEINPNNFIDMQRKWKDPKNSKYYDSLADVAGGVIHPF